GGCTTCTTCGTGTGGACTTCACTCGCAACCGCTTTCGCGGCGCAATTCCTCCAGGATTGTGCACGAGAGGCCAGCTTGCCGTTCTTGATCTTGGTAACAACCAGTTTGATGGGGGCTTTCCTAGTGGGATAGCAAAATGTGAGTCTCTATACAGGGTTAATCTGAACAACAACAAGCTCAGAGGGAGCTTGCCTGCAGATTTGAGCACCAACAGAGGTGTGACACACCTCGACATTAGTGGAAATCTGCTCAAAGGGAGGATACCTGGTGCGCTTGGTTTATGGCACAATCTTACAAGGCTTGATGTATCTGGCAACAAATTCTCAGGTCCAATACCACATGAACTCGGGGCTCTAAGTATTCTTGACACCCTGCTCATGTCATCGAACAGGCTGACCGGAGCAATACCACACGAGTTGGGGAATTGCAAGAGGCTTGCCCATTTGGATCTTGGAAATAACCTTCTCAATGGAAGTATACCTGCAGAAATTACAACACTTAGTGGCCTGCAAAATCTTTTGCTTGGTGGAAACAAGCTCGCTGGACCAATTCCGGATTCTTTCACCGCAACGCAGAGCCTCCTTGAGCTGCAACTTGGTAGCAATAATTTGGAAGGAGGCATCCCACAGAGCATAGGCAACCTTCAGTACATATCACAAGGTCTGAATATTAGCAACAACAGACTAAGCGGCCCAATCCCGCACAGCCTTGGTAATCTTCAGAAGCTGGAAGTGCTCGACTTGTCAAATAACTCATTATCTGGTCCTATTCCATCGCAGCTAAGTAACATGATCTCACTTTCTGTTGTGAACATTTCGTTCAATGAGCTATCTGGTCAGCTCCCTGATGGATGGGATAAGATTGCAACACGGTTACCTCAAGGGTTTCTAGGGAATCCTCAGTTGTGTGTACCATCCGGAAATGCACCTTGCACAAAGTATCAATCTGcgaaaaacaaaagaaggaaCACACAAATTATTGTGGCATTGCTAGTGTCAACTCTTGCTTTGATGATTGCTAGTCTGGTTATTATTCATTTCATTGTGAAGAGGTCTCAGCGTCTATCTGCAAATCGTGTATCAATGCGCAACCTGGACTCCACCGAAGAATTGCCAGAAGACTTGACATATGAAGACATTCTTCGGGCCACTGACAACTGGAGTGAGAAATACGTCATTGGAAGAGGCCGGCATGGCACGGTCTACCGGACTGAGCTTGCAGTTGGAAAGCAGTGGGCGGTCAAGACAGTTGATTTGTCCCAGTGCAAATTCCCTATTGAAATGAAGATATTGAACACGGTGAAGCACCGGAACATTGTGAGGATGGCTGGGTACTGCATCCGTAGCAACATCGGCCTAATTCTCTATGAGTACATGCCCGAGGGGACACTCTTTGAGCTATTGCATGAAAGGACACCTCAAGTGTCCCTTGACTGGAACGTCCGGCACCAGATCGCCCTTGGTGTGGCGGAGAGCTTGTCCTATCTTCACCATGACTGTGTGCCCATGATTATCCATAGAGATGTCAAATCGAGCAACATCCTGATGGATGCTGAGCTAGTACCCAAGCTCACAGATTTTGGGATGGGGAAGatcattgatgatgatgatgcagacGCGACAGTGTCTGTCGTTGTTGGCACCCTTGGTTATATTGCTCCAGGTGAACCCTCTTCTCTTCATATCAATCCTGagctaatttatttttatttattttcagtaTTAACATGCTTCATCATTTTTGCACAGAGCATGGATACTCCACGAGATTAAGCGAGAAGAGTGATGTATACAGTTATGGAGTAGTGCTTCTTGAACTGTTGTGCCGGAAGATGCCTGTGGATCCTGCATTTGGAGATGGTGTGGACATTGTGACTTGGATGAGGTCAAATCTGAATCAGGCAGATCACTCCAACATCATGAGGTTCCTGGATGAGGAGATAATATACTGGCCTGAACATGAGAAGGCGAAGGTGTTGGACTTGTTGGATTTAGCGATGACCTGCACTCAGGTTTCTTGCCAGTTAAGGCCATCCATGAGGGAGGTGGTGAGCATCTTGATGAGGATTGAGAGAAGTAATCACGTTCAGTTCTTTGAAGAAGCTCCATGAGATCGACTATATCCTATCATTTGTGAAATAGAAGATACAATTGTACAGTGTATTTCAAGTGCGTTATAATTTTGTTTCTGCAAACTTTCACAAGACCTTGGCAAAGTGGTATACCGTATACAGAATTTTACAATCGTTTTTCAGATTTTTCTACAGTAGTCCACATTCTACAGTTTATAGTATCAGCCTAGCTAGCTAACCCTTTCTTGCAGGATTGCAGCCAAAAATCAGGTTGATCTTCAGCAGAAAACATCAAACAGATTTGGAGCTATAATCACCAAGTTTCTATCCTCCTGTCATCAGGTTTGGGGGTTGGCTATTTCCTCCTGTGGTGGCATGTGTTTGTCACCTCACTACCTTAGGCTTTTTCTTCTTAGAGTATGTCTTTGACTACCCTTTGAATGAAACTTTCCAAGGCTTTGATCAATCAGCACCACCTatgggtaattttaccatccttgagaAAGCACctagaggtaccatattttctagtctAAAATCTGATATCTCTAGGTACTAAATATCTCAAGGtacaaaaaaattttagtgtaaaatttaggtacctcACGGTACATTCTTAAGGACTGTAAAATTCCTCACCACCTAATCATTTGATATCTCAATCTTCTTAGAGGCCTAGAGAACCTTGTCCGATAATGTTTATTGCATCCAATGGAGACTAGTTGGTCTTTGttataaacttttatatgtgtttaATACTTTGATTTGAGCAGTCCGATTGATATTGCCATGTATTTTAATTGTTCTGAAAATTTCTGATTTCTTGCCCCTTGAAGAGTTTTCATTTTTGGTTTGTTCAGACATTTCCTCAATGAATAGCTCATGAaccattttgattatttttacaTATCGAAGATTTTTCTGTACATACATTATCTGATTGTCAGATGCGAAATCCTCAAAACATGTGAGCTTCTTGAGCTGCACTTATTTTCAAAACTATCATGATAAATAGACACGAAAAGGTTTACTGTCCTATCTAGCAAATTGAAGGATAATTAGTCCTCCacactagggatgaaaacggatcggatacggacggaaactagctttatcatattcgttttcatatttttttttcggaatcggaatcgaaaactcggatacggaaatgaaatcgaatattatcgaatacagatacggagcgaatacaaGACGGAACGAATATGGTAGCGGATATTTACCGGTatataaaaaacccctcaaattgagtttcttgatCAAGGAAGGGATAtcgcttattattttagttcaacatctcAAACATTTATATAGTCAATTTTGTAGACGGTCCCACAAACCTATGTGTGAATCGATTTTCATGGCTATTCCTCTTAAAGATCCATATACAAATATGATTACTATTTTCTATTCTCATGACCTTTTACTAGATGTATAACTTACTtaccattgtataaattggagatgttatttattttacttcacatcttcaaaacttgtaatgtttgttttatactttaaatgctttcaaatacaaatgttataaactacaaagtggtagatcccgttgagctctacaactttgatatggaacacatctccatcagatgtcttttgaattgtagatctgaggtttttgtaaaaattaatatggtatattataatgaatatttagactccttaaatgacctcaaataataaaatagtcaataagaaagttgtagatcttatcgagctctac
The sequence above is drawn from the Oryza glaberrima chromosome 10, OglaRS2, whole genome shotgun sequence genome and encodes:
- the LOC127753052 gene encoding LRR receptor-like serine/threonine-protein kinase GSO1, with protein sequence MSRHLLLLLALLLLLLLSPLATSAQPPPPSNTSASTSAAAVLLSFLDSLPPASQRLLLPSWRRSRISSGSGNATAPPPHCAFLGVTCSDTGAVAALNLSGAGLTGALSASAPRLCALPASALPVLDLSGNGFTGAVPAALAACAGVATLLLGGNNLSGGVPPELLSSRQLVEVDLNGNALTGEIPAPAGSPVVLEYLDLSGNSLSGAVPPELAALPDLRYLDLSINRLTGPMPEFPVHCRLKFLGLYRNQIAGELPKSLGNCGNLTVLFLSYNNLTGEVPDFFASMPNLQKLYLDDNHFAGELPASIGELVSLEKLVVTANRFTGTIPETIGNFRCLIMLYLNSNNFTGSIPAFIGNLSRLEMFSMAENGITGSIPPEIGKCRQLVDLQLHKNSLTGTIPPEIGELSRLQKLYLYNNLLHGPVPQALWRLVDMVELFLNDNRLSGEVHEDITQMSNLREITLYNNNFTGELPQALGMNTTSGLLRVDFTRNRFRGAIPPGLCTRGQLAVLDLGNNQFDGGFPSGIAKCESLYRVNLNNNKLRGSLPADLSTNRGVTHLDISGNLLKGRIPGALGLWHNLTRLDVSGNKFSGPIPHELGALSILDTLLMSSNRLTGAIPHELGNCKRLAHLDLGNNLLNGSIPAEITTLSGLQNLLLGGNKLAGPIPDSFTATQSLLELQLGSNNLEGGIPQSIGNLQYISQGLNISNNRLSGPIPHSLGNLQKLEVLDLSNNSLSGPIPSQLSNMISLSVVNISFNELSGQLPDGWDKIATRLPQGFLGNPQLCVPSGNAPCTKYQSAKNKRRNTQIIVALLVSTLALMIASLVIIHFIVKRSQRLSANRVSMRNLDSTEELPEDLTYEDILRATDNWSEKYVIGRGRHGTVYRTELAVGKQWAVKTVDLSQCKFPIEMKILNTVKHRNIVRMAGYCIRSNIGLILYEYMPEGTLFELLHERTPQVSLDWNVRHQIALGVAESLSYLHHDCVPMIIHRDVKSSNILMDAELVPKLTDFGMGKIIDDDDADATVSVVVGTLGYIAPEHGYSTRLSEKSDVYSYGVVLLELLCRKMPVDPAFGDGVDIVTWMRSNLNQADHSNIMRFLDEEIIYWPEHEKAKVLDLLDLAMTCTQVSCQLRPSMREVVSILMRIERSNHVQFFEEAP